The genome window CTTTGCAAGGAAATTAAAATTATAAATGATTATATAGAGCTTGAGAAAATCAGGTATGGATATAAAGTCAAAGTCCAGTTTAAAATAACAGGTACTACAAATGGAATATATATTGCGCCATTAATACTTTTTCCCCTTATAGAAAATTGTTTTAAACATGGAATCAATAATGAAATTAATAATTCCTGGATAGATATAAACATGAATGCTTCAGAAGATAAGCTTATCTTTATGGTGGAGAACAGCAGTTCCTGCACGTTGAAAAATGAAACAGGAGACGGTGAAACCGGGATTGGTTTGAATAATGTTAAGCGAAGGCTGGATTTACTTTATTACAATAAACATCAGTTCAGGATAGAAAAAAAGGAAAATAGTTTTGCCATCAATCTGGAAATAATATTTAACCGAAAATAAAATGACAAATTGTATAATTGTAGAAGATGAACCGCTTGCCACGGAAATAATTGAAGGATACCTTAAGAATTTTTTTGATGTTTTTCTTCTTGGCAAATTTGAAAATTCAATTACAGCTTTTGATTTTCTTAAAAAGAAAAACGTTGACCTGATGTTTCTGGATATAAGAATGCCACAGGTTAGCGGAATTGACCTTCTGAAAATATTAAGCCATCCTCCAAAAGTTATTATAACTACAGCTTATCGCGATTTTGCTCTTGAGGGATATGAACTGGATGTTGTTGATTATCTCTTGAAGCCAATATCACTTGAGAGATTTTTGAAAGCGATGGATAAATTTTATAAGTCTACTGAAGCTCATGTGAACGATAGTTTAATTCTGCAGAAACCTGCTGATGAAAATTTTATTTACGTTAAAGCTGAAAGAAAAATAATTAAGATTTATCTGAAGGAAATTTATTTTATTGAAAGCCTGAAAGATTACACAATTTTACATCTTAAGAATAAGAAAGTAATTACACATCAGCAGATAAGCCAACTTGAAGAACAACTTACCTGCAAAGGATTTATCCGCATCCATCGTTCATACATTGTTTCTGTTTCCAAAATTGAAGCGGTAACTTCAGCATCAATTGAAATTCATGGTAAAGAACTACCAATTGGACGGAACTACAAAAACGAAGTGTTAAAGACATTAAATCTTGGTAAGATTATTACCAAATAGGATAATTGGAGACCTGGCAGATACTAAACTAAACAGGTCTGAAAAATTATCTTGCAGGTAAACATAACAATTACCTGCAAGATGGATAAGTTTTTATTTTAGTAAGAGAAGTTTTTTCGTAGAAGATAATTTATTGCCTCCTTCCACAGCTTCAGCATTTATTCGCATAATGTAAATGCCGCTGGAAAGATCATTCGCATTCCACAAAACTTGTTTGTATCCGGCAGATTCTTCTTTGTCTATCAGTGTGGTTATTAACTGTCCAAGCATATTAAAAATTTCTACTTTTACTCTGCTGTTATAAGACAAAGAATATTCAATTGTTGTCGTTGGATTAAACGGATTGGGATAATTCTGCATAAGTTCAAATTTTTCTGGCGTATTTGCTAATGATATTTCTACAACATCAGAATATTTGAATTGTCCGTCATTATCTATTTGTTTTAAGCGATATTTGAGAGTAAGATTATGAGCAAGATTAAGAGTAAGAGCAAGATCATCTGTAAAGGAATATTCCTTCGGTGAGTTGCTGTTGCCGGCACCTGTAACAAATCCAATCTTTTCCCAGCCACCTTCTTTTCCACCTAAGGAGGAATTACAAGTCCCTTCCTTTTGAAGGGATTGGGAAAGACTTCTTTCTATTTCAAATCCATAATTGTTCACTTCGGTAGCTGTCTGCCAATTTAATAATACAGAAGAACCGTTTATGCTAGCGTTAAATTTGGTCAATTCTACCGGCAAAGGATCGACGTTCAGTTTATATTCATACGCCCCCATATCTATTATGCCGGTGGCGCCGGTGAGCTTATTCAGTTTTCTTGGGTAGCTGGAACCACGAATATCATAATCTTGCGAATTATAAGAATCATCTCCTACATCTGTACAAGGTGAAATTCCTATAATAGAAAGCGGGTGCGCTGAATTTGCCGATGAACCCACAAACTGAGGGTCGGAAGTAATGTTGTCGTTTGTAGTGTTAAATGTACCACTAAGTTGAATATCCCCGGACTCAGTTGCATAGCATGAGTGATTCAGTGTGGTTGTGCCACCACCAGAGAGATATATTTCATCACCATCAGTTCCAGCTTCATTACCCCAAATAATACAATTATTGAAGATAGTGTTGTTTGGAGAAGTAGATACATTTACAATTCCGCCGCCATTAGCAGTAGCTGTATTAGATGAGAAAGTGCAATTGGTGAGAGTTGGATAAGAGTAACTATTATACAATCCACCGGCATTAGCAGCGGTATTCGATAAGAATGTGCAATTGGTGAGAGATGGAGAACAATAATCACTATACATTCCACCACCACCCTGACCAGCAGAATTCGATGAGAATCTGCAACTGATGAGGGTTACATAAGAATTATAGTAATTATATATACCACCACCGTAATAAGCCGCATTCGATGTGAATGTACAACTAGTTAGGGTTGGAGAAGAATTAGTATAATTACACATTCCGCCGCCATAATAAGAACTAGCAGTGGCAGTATTCGATGTGAATGTACAACTAGTTAGGGTTGGAGAAGAATATTGGTAATTATACATTCCGCCACCATGCATTGTAGCCGTATTCGATGAGAATATGCAGTTGGTTAGGCTGGGGGCAGAAAAAGAAGAAGAAGAAGAAGAAGAATTATACATTCCGGCTCCGTAGGTAGCCCAATTTGATGTGAATGTACAATTGGTAATGGTTGGAGAACATGCCCCATCATTAAACATTCCGCCGCCCTGGTTATGTGGCGCGGAACCATCATTTGCATTTCCGCCTTGAATAGTAAAGCCATCCAACATGGCAGAACTTGTTAAATCCGAACTGGTTGGATGGTAGAACACATGGTAGCAGTTGTCTGAGATGTTGCCCTCGGTACCAATATCGCCACTCAAAATGGTTTCGTTTGTCCCTCCGACGCCATAGTTGGTTCGCTCGCTTACGTCAGTTTCTGTTCCGGCAAAGCCGCCGTAAATGGCAACGTTGGGCTGCATACGGAAATGGTAGTAGCGTGCAGTAAAGTATAAATCATAATAGGAGCTTGGCTTATAAGTTCCCTTTGCCACCCAAATTTTGTCGCCAGAGCTTGCGGCAGTAAGAGCCGCTTGTAATCCTTCGTGAGCATTATCCCAACTTGAACCATTTTTTGAACCTGCACCGGTGGTAGTTACATGATGGACATCTGCCAGTACATTTACACCGGTTACTATAACCAGTACGAAAAGTGTTGTGATTAGCCTTTTCATAATGTTGCTCCTTGGTTTGTTTTTTATGGATTGTTGATTACATTTTTTGTTTACTCGTTCTCCGTCCGTTCCCTTCGTAGACTGAATTTGAACGTGGGAATACGTATCTGTCTTTGTCGTTATATCTGCCCAAAATGATGTTTTTCATATTCGTGTTGCCTCATAATACAGGGAACCAAAAATTATGATAGACTCATAAGCTACCATTCATTTCCACAACTTTTATCTGAAGATTTCCAGACCCATACGATATATACCAATCATCTAGGTAAGACTTCCGATTTCTTTCTTATATTATACTTGGGAAGAAATCGGAAGTCTATCTTTGAAGCAGGAATTACTTCATCAAGACTATTTTAATCGTCTTAATGAAGTTATCTGCTTGCAATCGGCAGAGGTATACACCACTTGGCTGATTGCTTGTATTCCACTGTACTTCGTATCTTCCAGCAGGTTTCTCCTCATCCAGCAATGTTGTCACCTCACTTCCAAGTAAATCATAAACCTTCAATGTTAGCTTACTGGCTTCAGCGAGTGTAAATTTAATTGTTGTTGTTGGGTTAAACGGATTTGGATAGTTCTGGAATAGCGCAAACTTCATCGGCTTATTTATTTCCGCTTCTACAATTTCGGAATACTTAAATGAGCCATCGTAGTCTACTTGTTTAAAACGGTATTGGTTAATTCCACATTCAGGTTCTTTGTCTACAAACTCATAATGCGCTGGAATTGTGCTGTTTCCTTTGCCATTTACAAAACCAATCTTTGTCCAATCTTTAGTAATCATAAATGATCTGCGTTCAATCTGAAATCCGAAATTGTTAATTTCAGTCGCCGTATTCCATTTAAGTTTAACATGGTTATCTATCACTTCAGCATTAAAGGAAGTAAGTTCTACAGGAACCGGAATTGAATTTACATGCCAGGCATGAATAAGAAGTCTTCCGTCCGACTCTCTGAAAAACTCAGTCACATACAAAATTTGATTTTGCAAATCATAGCTGGCGGAAAAAATTTCGTGTGCTTCTCCATAAAAAATATTTTTACTAATTCTTAAAGCTGCATAGGGCTGTGGTTCATAAGGCTGCATTGTTCCCGATGCAACTTTAGCAAGGTCTGCCGGATTATAAAAGATTATCATCGGCTGAAGGTTATGCCCTCGCCAGCCTTTACCGTCCGGATCCGTGGTATAATAATCCGGATAAGGAGTATCGGCAATAACCCAATCGTGCAGCATCCTTTCTCCGGTATAACCGTACCAATTATTGCCCAACGCTTTATTTCCAATAATGGCAATGGAGTTTTGACCGGATGATGAAATCCACAATGCCTCTCTCCAAGTATCGCTGTGTTTATATCCATCAATTGAATTTGGGAAATTGTAATTGTCCGTTCCTTCTACGGGACCGTACTGTAAAAGAGTAGTAATATCTAATTGGCTATCAGGCACAGGAGGAGTTCCGCCAACCTTTGCAAATGCATACATTGTTGGTCCTAATCCGCTTAATCCACCATCGCGGCTTCTACCAACTACAAGATTTCGTCCTGAAGTATTAGTTTGCGCCCATGAATCCGGTGTTGAAAACAACCAATCGTTTATGGTAGCATCATTTGGTGGAGATGATGGTGAACCAACATACCAGGGTCCATACTTTGCAGAGCCGGAAAGATTACCGGCATCGCAGCAGCTAATTGATGAATGCTTTTCTCCAGTTACAGTATAATGAATGCTCCAGGAACTGTACAGCCTTGATTCATCCGGAATGTATTCTAAACCGGTTCTCCATATATCAATAAACGTCCAGTTATTTATATTTGGTGGTCTAATGTTTACAGGCGTTTGAATTATTACTGCTAAAGGCAAATCATCAATATTTTTACTTGCGGATATAACCGGGGCTGGTATGCTAAGTTCGCCTACCAAACCATTTTCGGGCTGGTTAAGATTTGTTGCAAAGATGGAACCGGGGTAGCCATCAGCAGCGCCGTTGCCGGATTGCCCGCCATCTCCATTTGGGTTATATTCAATTGCTTCACCACCCCAGGCAAAATCATCCGGCAATCTAAATGTTCCAAGATATTGAAAGCCGGCAGGATTGACTAATGTTCCATCACCTTTATATTCCTGCGTTACAGCAGAAGCAGGCGCTGATTGAATGCTTTCATTTCTTACAGCATCCAGAGCCGTAACAGTAAAGCTATACTCTTTGTTAGGCTCTAAGAAAACGCATGTGTAATTGCTGCTTCGGCTGTAACCTTCTATTTGTCCGTTCATATAAATTAAGTATTCAACAACTCCAATATTATCCGTTGGCGCGTCCCAGTTTAGTTGAATTTTAGAATCTGAAATTGTATTTGCTGTTAGTCCTGTTGGTTGATTTGGAGTTAATATATCGGCATTACTAAGTAACTCAATTTTGTCGCACACCAAATATTGTTTTGGATCCGTAGCTCCCCATTCAATTGCAAGGTTTGTATTAACAAGCGAATAAGAACTATCTGTTTTATGTACACCAGCGTTGGTGATGTTAAAAACCGATTTGGCAGATGTGTGGGGTTGAATTTCAGTATATGTATAACGATAGTCAGTAAAGCTTCTCATCGTATACCAATTACCTATGGATGTTCCACCCTCGGGTCGATCTCCGTCTGTAAAACTTATCCGCGCAGTAAAAAAGAATACGTCATCAGAATTATTATACCAGGTAACAACAATCCTTTCTCCAATTTGAAAATTTCTTGCGGTACCTTGGACACCCTGATAATCGCCAAATTCTTCTTCTGTTGGATGAGAAA of Ignavibacteriales bacterium contains these proteins:
- a CDS encoding response regulator transcription factor — encoded protein: MTNCIIVEDEPLATEIIEGYLKNFFDVFLLGKFENSITAFDFLKKKNVDLMFLDIRMPQVSGIDLLKILSHPPKVIITTAYRDFALEGYELDVVDYLLKPISLERFLKAMDKFYKSTEAHVNDSLILQKPADENFIYVKAERKIIKIYLKEIYFIESLKDYTILHLKNKKVITHQQISQLEEQLTCKGFIRIHRSYIVSVSKIEAVTSASIEIHGKELPIGRNYKNEVLKTLNLGKIITK
- a CDS encoding right-handed parallel beta-helix repeat-containing protein, coding for MKRLITTLFVLVIVTGVNVLADVHHVTTTGAGSKNGSSWDNAHEGLQAALTAASSGDKIWVAKGTYKPSSYYDLYFTARYYHFRMQPNVAIYGGFAGTETDVSERTNYGVGGTNETILSGDIGTEGNISDNCYHVFYHPTSSDLTSSAMLDGFTIQGGNANDGSAPHNQGGGMFNDGACSPTITNCTFTSNWATYGAGMYNSSSSSSSFSAPSLTNCIFSSNTATMHGGGMYNYQYSSPTLTSCTFTSNTATASSYYGGGMCNYTNSSPTLTSCTFTSNAAYYGGGIYNYYNSYVTLISCRFSSNSAGQGGGGMYSDYCSPSLTNCTFLSNTAANAGGLYNSYSYPTLTNCTFSSNTATANGGGIVNVSTSPNNTIFNNCIIWGNEAGTDGDEIYLSGGGTTTLNHSCYATESGDIQLSGTFNTTNDNITSDPQFVGSSANSAHPLSIIGISPCTDVGDDSYNSQDYDIRGSSYPRKLNKLTGATGIIDMGAYEYKLNVDPLPVELTKFNASINGSSVLLNWQTATEVNNYGFEIERSLSQSLQKEGTCNSSLGGKEGGWEKIGFVTGAGNSNSPKEYSFTDDLALTLNLAHNLTLKYRLKQIDNDGQFKYSDVVEISLANTPEKFELMQNYPNPFNPTTTIEYSLSYNSRVKVEIFNMLGQLITTLIDKEESAGYKQVLWNANDLSSGIYIMRINAEAVEGGNKLSSTKKLLLLK
- a CDS encoding T9SS type A sorting domain-containing protein — encoded protein: MLKIYYPIRNFSLRLLFVIFSVVFLSNTPLCQGIVLVDFGANASGNLYGLTGWNTLIKSPNVNYTSAGPGGLVSHPTEEEFGDYQGVQGTARNFQIGERIVVTWYNNSDDVFFFTARISFTDGDRPEGGTSIGNWYTMRSFTDYRYTYTEIQPHTSAKSVFNITNAGVHKTDSSYSLVNTNLAIEWGATDPKQYLVCDKIELLSNADILTPNQPTGLTANTISDSKIQLNWDAPTDNIGVVEYLIYMNGQIEGYSRSSNYTCVFLEPNKEYSFTVTALDAVRNESIQSAPASAVTQEYKGDGTLVNPAGFQYLGTFRLPDDFAWGGEAIEYNPNGDGGQSGNGAADGYPGSIFATNLNQPENGLVGELSIPAPVISASKNIDDLPLAVIIQTPVNIRPPNINNWTFIDIWRTGLEYIPDESRLYSSWSIHYTVTGEKHSSISCCDAGNLSGSAKYGPWYVGSPSSPPNDATINDWLFSTPDSWAQTNTSGRNLVVGRSRDGGLSGLGPTMYAFAKVGGTPPVPDSQLDITTLLQYGPVEGTDNYNFPNSIDGYKHSDTWREALWISSSGQNSIAIIGNKALGNNWYGYTGERMLHDWVIADTPYPDYYTTDPDGKGWRGHNLQPMIIFYNPADLAKVASGTMQPYEPQPYAALRISKNIFYGEAHEIFSASYDLQNQILYVTEFFRESDGRLLIHAWHVNSIPVPVELTSFNAEVIDNHVKLKWNTATEINNFGFQIERRSFMITKDWTKIGFVNGKGNSTIPAHYEFVDKEPECGINQYRFKQVDYDGSFKYSEIVEAEINKPMKFALFQNYPNPFNPTTTIKFTLAEASKLTLKVYDLLGSEVTTLLDEEKPAGRYEVQWNTSNQPSGVYLCRLQADNFIKTIKIVLMK